In a single window of the Bacillus mycoides genome:
- a CDS encoding tyrosine-type recombinase/integrase: METTEFHDTIQAFSIFLLNKGRKSSTIKRYVYDIEDFGHWLEKNKKLPSSNIWATLCTKDYEDYFSDLKKNRHYSEKTMHRVFIVLNRMHHFLNIPNPLNDMEITIQPNRALRNEDFISSDEEKRLKHIVTSLEGLSEKQRPVRPLLMDRNIAILSILIDYGLSLQELTALTMHHVHFETNTLSIPATAGVERTITLAIEDKKQLYTYYKSIPEPVRPKYHSNDPLFVAFDFNRGTYRWVYENDAPKALTEIAIQKMIRLEVARANLRKGISGQHFRNTFILRLIKKQTPEPEIIKLVGFKSKISLKRYYQYAENKKNAL; encoded by the coding sequence ATGGAAACAACGGAATTCCATGATACAATACAAGCCTTTTCTATTTTTTTATTGAATAAAGGCCGAAAGTCTTCAACCATTAAACGTTATGTTTATGACATTGAAGATTTTGGACATTGGTTAGAAAAAAACAAAAAGCTCCCTTCCAGTAATATATGGGCAACACTTTGTACAAAAGACTATGAAGATTACTTTTCAGACTTAAAAAAGAATCGACACTACTCTGAGAAAACAATGCATCGTGTATTTATTGTATTAAATAGAATGCATCATTTTCTTAACATTCCAAATCCATTGAATGATATGGAAATTACTATTCAACCAAACCGTGCATTGCGTAATGAAGATTTCATTTCATCCGATGAAGAAAAAAGATTAAAGCATATAGTCACTTCATTAGAAGGACTTTCAGAAAAACAACGTCCCGTTCGTCCATTATTAATGGATCGTAATATCGCCATTTTAAGTATATTAATCGACTACGGACTATCCTTACAAGAGCTTACAGCATTAACTATGCATCACGTTCATTTTGAAACTAATACACTTTCTATTCCAGCAACCGCAGGAGTAGAAAGAACAATCACATTAGCAATCGAAGACAAAAAACAACTGTACACATATTATAAAAGTATTCCAGAACCAGTTCGTCCTAAATACCATAGTAATGACCCGTTGTTTGTTGCATTCGATTTTAACCGCGGAACATACAGATGGGTATACGAAAACGATGCACCAAAAGCACTAACAGAAATCGCTATCCAAAAAATGATCCGACTTGAAGTAGCAAGAGCCAATTTACGTAAAGGCATTTCTGGACAACATTTCCGGAACACGTTTATTTTACGCCTAATAAAAAAACAAACCCCAGAGCCAGAAATCATAAAATTAGTTGGCTTCAAATCAAAAATTTCACTAAAGCGATATTATCAATATGCTGAAAATAAAAAAAACGCCCTATAA
- a CDS encoding 3D domain-containing protein, with the protein MKKLLGIATAAVFGLGIFAGSAKAETIVTTDVLNVRENPTVESKLVGKMLSGNKLDVINTENGWSKIKLDGKEAFVSAEFTKSSYYVTANVLNIRAGANTDSEILGTLKKDDLIETTNQVQNEWLQFEYGGKAAYVHIPFLTGTAPVIERKEVPAQDEAPTKVKTAVKNDTSVKEKAPAKNDTAVNGKESVKSGASSKPVAQAKPATKPVAKSTETSEPAGREITVEATAYTAHPSENGTYGGRVLTAMGHDLTANPNMKVIAVDPKVIPLGSKVWVEGYGEAIAGDTGGAIKGNRIDVLVGSDSTADSWGRKSVKVKVIK; encoded by the coding sequence ATGAAAAAATTATTAGGTATAGCAACAGCAGCAGTTTTTGGTCTTGGGATTTTTGCAGGTTCTGCTAAAGCGGAAACGATTGTAACAACAGATGTATTAAACGTTAGAGAAAACCCAACTGTAGAATCAAAACTTGTAGGTAAAATGTTAAGTGGAAATAAATTAGATGTTATAAATACAGAAAACGGATGGTCCAAAATTAAATTAGATGGTAAAGAAGCTTTTGTAAGTGCTGAGTTTACGAAAAGTTCTTATTATGTAACAGCAAACGTATTAAACATTCGTGCTGGAGCGAATACTGATTCAGAAATTCTTGGCACGCTTAAAAAAGATGACTTGATTGAAACGACAAATCAAGTACAAAACGAATGGTTACAATTCGAATATGGCGGGAAAGCGGCGTATGTTCACATACCATTTTTAACAGGTACAGCACCTGTTATTGAAAGAAAAGAAGTTCCAGCTCAAGATGAAGCGCCAACTAAGGTGAAAACGGCGGTTAAAAATGATACATCAGTTAAGGAGAAAGCGCCGGCTAAAAATGATACGGCAGTTAATGGAAAAGAATCAGTTAAAAGTGGAGCATCAAGTAAACCAGTAGCGCAAGCGAAGCCGGCAACTAAGCCAGTGGCAAAATCTACTGAAACAAGTGAACCTGCTGGTCGTGAAATAACAGTAGAAGCGACAGCTTACACAGCTCACCCGAGTGAAAATGGCACATATGGTGGTCGTGTGTTAACTGCGATGGGGCATGATTTAACAGCGAATCCAAATATGAAAGTTATTGCTGTTGATCCGAAAGTAATTCCTCTCGGATCAAAAGTGTGGGTGGAAGGATATGGAGAAGCAATTGCTGGAGATACTGGTGGCGCGATTAAAGGAAACCGTATTGATGTTTTAGTTGGTTCAGATAGCACTGCTGATAGTTGGGGTCGTAAATCCGTTAAAGTGAAAGTTATAAAATAA
- a CDS encoding Gly-Xaa-Xaa repeat protein, whose protein sequence is MSRFNDNQNKYSNPCFPTSAGRIPTTPTIPITKAQIRTFRAIINDLIKIIPKLFANPSPKNIENLIDTLHLLSKFICSLDTTSALKAQGLAIIKNLITILKNPTFVASAVFVELQILINYLLYITKLFRIDPCTLQELLKLIAELQTTLVNSASFGRGPTGPTGPRGNTGATGATGPRGNTGATGATGPRGNTGATGATGPRGNTGATGATGPRGNTGATGATGPRGNTGATGATGPRGNTGATGATGPRGNTGATGSTGPQGVQGNTGATGATGPQGVQGNTGATGSTGPQGVQGNTGATGSTGPQGNTGATGPQGVQGNTGATGPQGAQGNTGATGPQGVQGNTGATGPQGVQGNTGATGSTGPQGAQGNTGATGPQGAQGNTGATGSTGPQGVQGNTGATGSTGPQGAQGNTGATGSTGPQGAQGNTGATGPQGAQGNTGATGPQGAQGNTGATGSTGPQGAQGNTGATGSTGPQGAQGNTGSTGPQGAQGVQGNTGATGSTGPQGAQGVQGNTGATGSTGPQGAQGNTGATGPQGVQGNTGATGSTGPQGVQGNTGATGSTGPQGAQGNTGATGPQGAQGNTGATGSTGPQGIQGNTGATGPQGIQGNTGATGPQGVQGNTGATGPQGAQGNTGATGPQGAQGAQGNTGATGSTGPQGVQGNTGATGIGVTGPTGPSGGPPGPQGNTGATGPQGAQGNTGATGSTGPQGAQGNTGATGSTGPQGAQGNTGATGPQGVQGPTGATGIGVTGPTGPSFPVATIVVTNNIQQTVLQFNNFIFSTAINVNNIIFNGTNTVTVINAGIYVISVSISTTAPGCAPLGVGISINGAVATDNFSSNLIGDSLSFTTIETLAAGANISVQSTLNEITIPATGNTNIRLTVFRIA, encoded by the coding sequence ATGTCTCGCTTTAACGACAATCAAAATAAATACTCCAATCCCTGCTTTCCAACTAGCGCTGGACGAATTCCAACTACCCCAACGATTCCAATTACTAAAGCGCAAATTAGAACATTCCGTGCAATCATTAACGATTTAATAAAAATAATCCCTAAACTTTTCGCCAATCCATCTCCCAAAAACATTGAGAATCTAATAGATACATTGCACCTACTAAGCAAATTCATCTGTTCACTAGACACTACTTCCGCTCTGAAAGCACAAGGATTAGCCATCATTAAAAACTTAATAACTATATTAAAAAATCCAACCTTCGTAGCAAGTGCTGTATTTGTTGAACTTCAAATTTTAATTAATTATTTACTTTACATTACAAAGTTATTCCGAATTGATCCTTGTACACTCCAAGAACTCCTTAAATTAATTGCAGAGTTACAAACTACTCTAGTTAATTCAGCTTCGTTCGGCAGAGGACCTACTGGACCTACTGGACCTAGAGGTAACACGGGCGCTACTGGTGCGACCGGACCTAGAGGTAACACAGGTGCTACTGGTGCGACCGGACCTAGAGGTAACACGGGCGCTACTGGTGCGACCGGACCTAGAGGTAACACGGGCGCTACTGGTGCGACCGGACCTAGAGGTAACACGGGCGCTACTGGTGCGACCGGACCTAGAGGTAACACGGGCGCTACTGGTGCGACCGGACCTAGAGGTAACACAGGTGCTACCGGTGCGACCGGACCTAGAGGTAACACGGGCGCTACTGGTTCCACTGGACCTCAAGGCGTTCAAGGTAACACAGGTGCTACTGGTGCTACTGGACCTCAAGGTGTTCAAGGTAACACAGGTGCTACTGGTTCCACTGGACCTCAAGGTGTTCAAGGTAACACAGGTGCTACTGGTTCCACTGGACCTCAAGGTAACACGGGTGCTACTGGACCTCAAGGCGTTCAAGGTAACACAGGTGCTACTGGACCTCAAGGTGCTCAAGGTAACACGGGTGCTACTGGGCCTCAAGGCGTTCAAGGTAACACAGGTGCTACTGGACCTCAAGGCGTTCAAGGTAACACGGGCGCTACTGGTTCCACTGGACCTCAAGGTGCGCAAGGTAACACAGGTGCCACTGGACCTCAAGGCGCGCAAGGTAACACGGGTGCTACCGGTTCCACTGGACCTCAAGGCGTTCAAGGTAACACGGGCGCTACTGGTTCCACTGGACCTCAAGGTGCGCAAGGTAACACAGGTGCTACTGGTTCCACTGGACCTCAAGGTGCGCAAGGTAACACAGGTGCCACTGGACCTCAAGGTGCGCAAGGTAACACGGGTGCTACTGGACCTCAAGGTGCTCAAGGTAACACAGGCGCTACTGGTTCCACTGGACCTCAAGGTGCTCAAGGTAACACGGGCGCTACTGGTTCCACTGGACCTCAAGGTGCGCAAGGTAACACAGGTTCCACTGGACCTCAAGGTGCTCAAGGCGTTCAAGGTAACACAGGTGCTACTGGTTCCACTGGACCTCAAGGTGCGCAAGGCGTTCAAGGTAACACAGGTGCTACTGGTTCCACTGGACCTCAAGGTGCGCAAGGTAACACGGGTGCTACTGGACCTCAAGGCGTTCAAGGTAACACAGGTGCTACCGGTTCCACTGGACCTCAAGGCGTTCAAGGTAACACAGGTGCTACTGGTTCCACTGGACCTCAAGGTGCGCAAGGTAACACGGGTGCTACTGGACCTCAAGGTGCTCAAGGTAACACGGGCGCTACTGGTTCCACTGGACCTCAAGGTATTCAAGGTAACACGGGTGCTACTGGACCTCAAGGTATTCAAGGTAACACGGGTGCTACTGGACCTCAAGGCGTTCAAGGTAACACAGGTGCTACTGGACCTCAAGGTGCTCAAGGTAACACAGGTGCTACTGGACCTCAAGGTGCTCAAGGTGCGCAAGGTAACACAGGCGCTACTGGTTCCACTGGACCTCAAGGTGTTCAAGGTAACACAGGTGCTACTGGTATAGGAGTTACCGGACCTACTGGACCTTCTGGTGGGCCTCCTGGACCTCAAGGTAACACAGGTGCTACTGGACCTCAAGGTGCTCAAGGTAACACGGGCGCTACTGGTTCCACTGGACCTCAAGGTGCGCAAGGTAACACAGGTGCTACTGGTTCCACTGGACCTCAAGGTGCGCAAGGTAACACAGGTGCTACCGGACCTCAAGGTGTTCAAGGACCAACGGGTGCTACCGGTATAGGAGTTACCGGACCTACTGGACCTAGCTTCCCAGTAGCAACAATCGTTGTAACAAACAACATCCAACAAACAGTACTCCAATTTAATAACTTTATTTTTAGTACTGCAATTAACGTAAACAATATTATCTTTAACGGCACAAATACAGTTACTGTTATTAACGCTGGTATTTATGTAATTAGCGTATCTATTTCTACAACTGCGCCAGGATGCGCTCCACTTGGAGTAGGAATTTCAATTAATGGAGCTGTTGCTACTGACAACTTCTCTTCAAATCTAATAGGCGACTCACTTTCATTTACTACAATCGAAACATTAGCTGCTGGAGCAAACATTTCTGTCCAATCTACTCTTAACGAGATTACGATCCCTGCAACAGGAAACACTAACATTCGTCTTACTGTATTTAGAATCGCTTAA
- a CDS encoding PTS fructose transporter subunit IIABC, whose product MKITELLKRDTVIMNLTASNKEAVIDELVEKLDGANRLNSKAEFKESILKRESQSTTGIGEGIAIPHAKTNAVKQPSICFGRSVSGINYESLDGQPAHLFFMIAASEGANNTHLETLSRLSTLLMDEGFRKQLLEAKDEDELLRLFDEKENEKEDEEVEVAKPEGNEPYVLAVTACPTGIAHTYMAADSLKAKAAELGIAIKVETNGSTGVKNDLTKEDIERATAIIVAADKQVEMNRFAGKHVIQVPVADGIRKTEILLNRAIKQDAPIFKGVKEDGKAENVEKEKGLGIYKHLMSGVSNMLPFVVGGGILIALAFSFGGIKAEGPLAELFMSIGGGKTGAFLFLVPILAGFIASSIADRPGFMPGVVGGFLAAQANAGFLGGLIAGFLAGYVVLGLKRLFSGLPVQLEGIKPVLLYPVFGLLITGVVMQKVVNPPVVALNEMLTGWLNGLNGTNAILLGLILGGMMAIDMGGPINKAAFTFGIAAIEAQNFGVHSAVMAGGMVPPLAIAFATTFFKTKFTEAERKSGLTNYIMGASFITEGAIPFAAADPVRVIVSCVVGSSIAGALSMLFQITLPAPHGGLFVIALVNKPLLYIVSILIGTIVSAIMIGVWKKKVK is encoded by the coding sequence ATGAAAATTACAGAACTATTAAAAAGGGATACAGTTATTATGAACTTGACAGCTTCAAATAAAGAAGCTGTCATAGATGAATTAGTTGAGAAATTAGACGGAGCAAATCGTTTAAATAGTAAAGCTGAATTTAAAGAATCTATTTTAAAGCGGGAGTCACAAAGTACAACTGGCATAGGGGAAGGGATTGCTATACCTCATGCGAAGACGAATGCCGTTAAACAACCATCGATTTGTTTTGGTAGAAGTGTAAGCGGTATCAACTATGAGTCGCTTGATGGACAGCCTGCACATCTGTTTTTTATGATTGCTGCGAGTGAAGGGGCGAATAATACTCATTTAGAAACGTTATCTCGTCTCTCTACGTTATTGATGGATGAAGGGTTCCGCAAGCAATTATTAGAAGCAAAGGATGAGGATGAGCTTCTCCGTTTATTTGATGAAAAAGAGAATGAAAAAGAAGACGAAGAAGTTGAAGTAGCAAAGCCGGAAGGGAATGAGCCATACGTATTAGCTGTTACAGCTTGTCCGACTGGTATCGCTCACACATATATGGCTGCGGATAGTTTGAAAGCAAAAGCAGCAGAGTTAGGAATAGCGATTAAAGTTGAAACGAATGGATCAACAGGTGTTAAAAACGATTTAACGAAAGAGGACATTGAACGCGCAACGGCTATTATTGTAGCTGCAGATAAACAAGTAGAAATGAATCGTTTTGCTGGGAAGCATGTCATTCAAGTACCAGTCGCCGATGGGATTAGAAAAACTGAAATCCTTCTTAATCGAGCTATAAAACAAGATGCACCAATCTTTAAAGGTGTCAAAGAGGATGGGAAGGCAGAAAATGTAGAGAAAGAAAAAGGGCTAGGAATTTATAAGCATTTAATGAGCGGTGTAAGTAATATGCTTCCGTTCGTTGTTGGTGGCGGGATTTTAATAGCGCTAGCGTTTTCGTTTGGTGGTATAAAAGCAGAAGGTCCTTTAGCTGAATTGTTCATGTCTATTGGGGGAGGAAAAACAGGTGCGTTTTTATTCCTTGTACCAATCTTAGCTGGATTTATTGCGAGTTCTATTGCTGATCGTCCTGGTTTTATGCCTGGTGTTGTAGGTGGGTTTTTAGCAGCACAAGCGAATGCGGGATTTTTAGGTGGATTAATTGCTGGTTTCTTAGCTGGATATGTTGTTTTAGGATTGAAAAGATTATTTTCAGGATTACCAGTACAGTTAGAAGGAATTAAACCTGTTTTGTTATATCCAGTCTTTGGATTGTTGATTACAGGAGTTGTTATGCAAAAAGTAGTAAATCCGCCTGTAGTAGCATTAAATGAAATGTTAACAGGATGGTTAAATGGTTTGAACGGTACGAATGCTATATTATTAGGTCTTATTTTGGGCGGTATGATGGCAATTGATATGGGTGGTCCAATTAATAAAGCGGCATTTACATTTGGTATTGCTGCAATAGAAGCACAGAATTTTGGAGTGCACTCAGCAGTTATGGCTGGTGGTATGGTACCGCCACTTGCGATTGCATTCGCAACCACATTCTTTAAAACAAAATTTACAGAAGCAGAACGTAAATCTGGTTTAACAAATTATATTATGGGAGCATCGTTTATTACAGAAGGTGCGATTCCATTTGCCGCTGCCGATCCGGTTCGAGTAATAGTAAGTTGTGTTGTTGGTTCAAGTATCGCGGGTGCCTTATCTATGTTATTCCAAATTACATTGCCGGCACCGCATGGTGGATTGTTTGTTATCGCATTAGTGAATAAACCGTTGCTATATATTGTTTCTATATTAATTGGAACGATTGTTTCAGCTATTATGATAGGTGTTTGGAAGAAGAAAGTTAAATAA
- the hfq gene encoding RNA chaperone Hfq, translating to MKQSINIQDQFLNQLRKENTFVTLYLLNGFQLRGLIKGFDNFTVLLETEGKQQLIYKHAISTFVPQKNVSIELE from the coding sequence ATGAAGCAATCAATCAATATTCAAGATCAGTTTTTAAATCAACTCCGTAAAGAGAATACGTTCGTTACGCTGTACTTATTAAATGGTTTCCAGCTTCGTGGATTAATTAAAGGATTTGATAATTTTACAGTCCTGCTGGAAACAGAAGGTAAGCAACAGCTTATTTATAAACATGCAATTTCTACATTTGTACCACAAAAAAATGTTTCAATTGAATTAGAGTAG
- the pfkB gene encoding 1-phosphofructokinase, whose amino-acid sequence MIYTVTLNPSIDYVVQVNSFDLGAVNRAEKDMKFPGGKGINVSRVLHRLGVENVALGFTGGFTGRFIKDVLQAEGVTTNFVQVDGDSRINVKIKGQEETELNGQGPNVTNEQFEQLMKQIESMRQGDCVVLAGSVPASISTTFYESIAALGAEKGIRVVVDASGSALQHVIKNKPFLIKPNHHELGELFGVEISTVEDVLPFGRKLVEQGVEHVIVSMAGDGALLFTAQGIYEATVPKGVVINSVGAGDSLVAGFVGKYEQTKDIEKAFQYGVATGSATAFSADLCEKEKVEELLSQVIVTKR is encoded by the coding sequence ATGATCTATACAGTTACTTTAAACCCATCTATTGATTATGTAGTACAAGTTAATTCCTTCGATTTAGGCGCAGTAAATCGAGCAGAGAAAGATATGAAATTTCCTGGAGGGAAAGGCATTAACGTTTCTCGTGTTCTTCATCGTTTAGGTGTTGAAAATGTAGCGCTTGGATTTACTGGTGGATTTACCGGTCGATTTATTAAAGATGTATTACAGGCGGAAGGTGTAACAACAAACTTCGTCCAAGTAGACGGTGATTCACGAATTAATGTGAAAATAAAAGGGCAAGAAGAGACAGAATTAAATGGGCAAGGTCCTAATGTGACAAATGAACAATTTGAACAATTAATGAAACAAATCGAAAGTATGAGGCAGGGAGATTGTGTTGTACTAGCTGGAAGTGTACCGGCGTCTATCTCAACTACTTTTTATGAATCAATCGCAGCGCTCGGAGCTGAGAAAGGTATTCGCGTAGTAGTCGATGCAAGTGGAAGTGCGCTGCAGCATGTAATTAAAAATAAACCATTTTTAATAAAGCCTAATCATCATGAACTTGGTGAGTTATTCGGAGTAGAGATTTCAACAGTAGAAGATGTTTTACCGTTTGGAAGAAAATTAGTTGAACAAGGTGTAGAGCATGTTATCGTATCAATGGCTGGAGATGGGGCTTTATTATTTACGGCACAAGGTATATATGAAGCAACTGTTCCAAAAGGTGTTGTAATTAATTCGGTTGGGGCCGGAGATTCTCTCGTTGCAGGATTTGTAGGTAAATATGAACAGACAAAAGATATTGAAAAGGCATTTCAATATGGCGTTGCAACAGGGAGTGCAACAGCATTTTCAGCTGATTTATGTGAAAAAGAAAAAGTAGAAGAATTATTGTCGCAAGTAATTGTAACTAAGCGATAG
- the miaA gene encoding tRNA (adenosine(37)-N6)-dimethylallyltransferase MiaA, whose protein sequence is MGEVQREKVAVIIGPTAVGKTKLSIDLAKALNGEIISGDSMQIYRTMDIGTAKVTTDEMDGIPHYMIDIKDPEDSFSVAEFQESVRKCIREITERGKLPIIVGGTGLYIQSVLFDYQFTDEAGDATYREQMEKLALEHGVEYVHKKLQEVDPESAERIHANNVRRVIRALEIFHTTGEKMSNQLEKQENELLYDVSLIGLTMDREMLYDRINLRVNLMIEQGLLEEVKGLHERGVRDCQSIQAIGYKEIYDYFENRVSLEEAVSQLKTNSRRYAKRQLTWFRNKMDVTWFDVTDGEKTSEILRYIEGKLQLKSNNSK, encoded by the coding sequence ATGGGAGAAGTGCAACGTGAAAAAGTTGCTGTCATCATTGGGCCAACTGCTGTCGGAAAGACGAAATTAAGTATCGATCTTGCAAAAGCGTTGAATGGTGAGATTATTAGTGGTGATTCCATGCAAATTTATCGTACGATGGATATCGGGACTGCAAAGGTGACGACAGATGAGATGGACGGAATTCCACATTATATGATTGATATAAAAGATCCGGAAGATTCATTTTCTGTGGCGGAATTTCAAGAAAGTGTCCGTAAGTGCATTCGAGAAATTACAGAGCGCGGGAAATTACCAATTATTGTTGGTGGAACCGGTCTCTATATACAATCTGTTCTATTCGATTACCAGTTTACAGATGAGGCTGGGGACGCTACATACCGAGAACAGATGGAAAAGTTAGCATTAGAACACGGTGTGGAATATGTACATAAAAAGTTACAAGAAGTAGATCCAGAAAGTGCGGAGCGTATTCATGCCAATAATGTAAGGCGTGTTATTCGGGCGTTAGAAATTTTTCACACGACGGGTGAAAAAATGAGTAACCAGCTCGAAAAACAAGAAAATGAGTTACTGTACGATGTTTCATTAATTGGCTTGACAATGGATCGAGAAATGCTATACGATCGCATTAACTTACGTGTTAACCTAATGATTGAACAAGGTTTATTAGAAGAAGTAAAAGGTTTACATGAAAGAGGAGTGAGAGATTGTCAATCTATTCAAGCGATTGGTTATAAAGAGATATATGATTATTTTGAGAATCGTGTATCTTTAGAAGAAGCGGTATCACAATTAAAGACGAATTCACGCCGTTATGCAAAACGTCAATTAACGTGGTTCCGTAATAAGATGGATGTCACGTGGTTCGATGTTACTGATGGTGAAAAAACGTCAGAAATTTTACGATACATAGAAGGAAAGCTACAACTAAAGTCGAATAATAGTAAGTAG
- a CDS encoding iron-containing alcohol dehydrogenase — translation MQNFVFRNPTKLIFGKGQLEQLKTEIPQFGKKVLLVYGGGSIKRNGIYDNVISILKDINAEVFELTGVEPNPRLSTVKKGIQICKDNGVEFILAVGGGSVIDCTKAIAAGSKYDGDVWDIVTKKSFASEALPFGTVLTLAATGSEMNAGSVITNWETNEKYGWGSPVTFPQFSILDPLHTSSVPRDQTIYGMVDIMSHVLEQYFHHGMNTELQDRYCESVLRTVIETAPKLLSDLENYEHRETILYCGTMALNGILAMGVKGDWATHNIEHAVSAVHDIPHGGGLAILFPNWMKHVIDENVSRFKQFAIRVFDVETDGKTDKEVALEGIEALRQFWTSIEAPVTLADYAIRESEIDLMADKAMAYGEFGNFKKLNKDDVLAIYKASL, via the coding sequence ATGCAAAATTTTGTATTTCGTAATCCGACAAAACTTATTTTTGGTAAAGGACAGTTAGAGCAGTTAAAAACGGAAATTCCACAGTTCGGTAAAAAAGTTCTTCTCGTGTATGGAGGAGGCAGCATTAAAAGAAATGGTATTTATGATAATGTGATTTCTATTTTAAAGGATATAAATGCGGAAGTATTTGAGTTGACAGGAGTTGAACCGAATCCTCGTTTATCAACAGTAAAGAAAGGGATTCAAATTTGTAAAGACAATGGAGTCGAATTTATTTTAGCGGTTGGCGGAGGAAGTGTAATCGACTGTACGAAGGCGATTGCTGCTGGTAGTAAATATGATGGAGATGTATGGGATATTGTAACGAAAAAATCATTTGCTAGCGAGGCGTTACCGTTCGGTACTGTACTCACTCTTGCGGCAACAGGTTCTGAAATGAATGCAGGATCTGTAATTACAAACTGGGAAACGAATGAAAAGTACGGCTGGGGCAGTCCAGTTACATTCCCTCAGTTTTCAATTTTAGATCCACTACATACTTCGTCTGTGCCGAGAGATCAAACGATTTATGGTATGGTCGATATTATGTCGCACGTATTAGAGCAATATTTCCATCACGGCATGAATACAGAATTACAAGATCGTTATTGTGAATCTGTTTTAAGAACAGTAATTGAAACAGCTCCTAAGCTTTTAAGTGATCTAGAAAATTATGAGCATAGGGAAACAATTTTATATTGCGGTACTATGGCGTTAAACGGCATTTTAGCGATGGGAGTAAAAGGAGATTGGGCAACTCATAATATTGAGCATGCAGTTTCTGCTGTTCATGACATACCGCATGGGGGCGGACTCGCGATTCTATTCCCAAATTGGATGAAGCATGTTATAGATGAAAATGTGAGTCGCTTTAAACAGTTCGCTATTCGTGTATTCGATGTAGAAACAGATGGGAAGACAGATAAAGAGGTTGCATTAGAGGGAATTGAGGCGTTACGTCAATTTTGGACTTCAATTGAAGCTCCAGTAACATTAGCTGATTACGCTATTAGAGAAAGTGAAATTGACTTAATGGCGGATAAAGCGATGGCTTATGGTGAATTCGGTAACTTTAAAAAATTAAATAAAGATGATGTTCTTGCAATTTATAAAGCTTCTTTATAA
- a CDS encoding DeoR/GlpR family DNA-binding transcription regulator, whose product MLTPERHQMILQLVKEQKVVKLQQLVERTESSESTIRRDLAQLEKQRLLKRVHGGASVLTGKGQEPTMIEKSSKNIQIKQQIAKYAASIVEQGDCVYLDAGSTTFEMIPFLINKDVTVVTNGLMHIEALVENNIRAYLLGGMMKSRTKALIGAMAQESMQKYRFDKCFLGANGVHEQLGFTTPDPEEALLKQMALTFANEGYFLIDESKFSEVAFAKIANVEEANIITNHLEIDLEKYKRQTNVIEADKQ is encoded by the coding sequence ATGTTAACTCCTGAACGTCATCAAATGATATTGCAACTTGTAAAAGAGCAGAAGGTTGTTAAATTACAACAATTAGTTGAAAGAACAGAAAGCTCTGAATCGACAATTCGTCGTGATTTAGCACAATTAGAAAAACAAAGGTTATTAAAAAGAGTTCATGGTGGTGCCTCTGTTTTAACAGGAAAAGGACAGGAGCCAACGATGATTGAAAAATCATCCAAAAACATTCAAATAAAACAACAAATTGCCAAGTATGCGGCTAGTATTGTTGAACAAGGGGATTGCGTTTATTTAGATGCAGGAAGTACAACATTTGAAATGATTCCATTTTTAATAAACAAAGATGTTACTGTCGTAACGAATGGACTTATGCATATTGAAGCTTTAGTTGAAAATAATATTCGTGCGTATTTACTAGGCGGGATGATGAAGAGTAGGACGAAAGCTTTAATTGGTGCTATGGCACAGGAAAGTATGCAAAAGTACCGTTTTGATAAATGTTTCTTAGGAGCAAATGGTGTACATGAACAGCTTGGTTTTACAACTCCAGATCCAGAAGAGGCACTTTTAAAACAAATGGCATTAACATTTGCGAACGAAGGATATTTCTTAATTGATGAAAGTAAGTTCTCAGAAGTTGCATTTGCGAAAATTGCCAATGTTGAAGAAGCGAATATTATTACAAACCATTTAGAAATTGATTTAGAAAAATATAAAAGACAAACCAATGTAATTGAGGCTGATAAACAATGA